The following are encoded together in the Macrobrachium nipponense isolate FS-2020 chromosome 14, ASM1510439v2, whole genome shotgun sequence genome:
- the LOC135226058 gene encoding uncharacterized protein LOC135226058 gives MTKLLQLLLTLVISASARSADQIKMSNENKTVTFDLPTKSSTYLGYLADEEDASFTFEVEGFDLERGKEKSATKSHQSFEAKIWHLMQIWITTKENEKSTVLIYPNTTYHISGDEQPRNIKINSNKRVYWTQCNNYHSCYFSGSVLNAPDFRGDSSMSSTTLILIIVCGLQGVAVIGLVTLVVVLLIRGKKKTMPQEPEANVTEEAVYEEVSLSGTLGNFHRGAQEDHESINSLYGYTTQRGG, from the exons CTGACCAAATCAAGATgtcgaatgaaaataaaactgtaacCTTCGATTTACCAACAAAGAGTTCAACTTATCTAGGATATTTGGCCGACGAAGAAGATGCCTCCTTCACCTTCGAAGTTGAAGGATTCGATTTGGAACGGGGAAAAGAAAAATCCGCCACAAAATCCCACCAGTCATTCGAAGCAAAAATATGGCATTTAATGCAGATTTGGATAACAACTAAAGAGAACGAGAAATCA ACAGTGCTCATCTATCCAAACACCACTTATCACATAAGTGGAGATGAGCAACCCCGAAACATCAAAATCAACAGCAACAAAAGAGTCTACTGGACACAATGCAACAACTATCACAGCTGCT ATTTCTCTGGGTCAGTTCTCAACGCACCAGACTTCCGAGGAGATTCGTCCATGAGCTCGACAACGTTGATTTTGATAATCGTCTGCGGGTTGCAGGGCGTGGCTGTCATAGGGCTGGTTACTCTTGTTGTGGTACTACTCAtccgagggaagaagaagacgatgccTCAAG AACCTGAAGCGAACGTGACAGAAGAGGCCGTCTACGAGGAAGTCAGTCTGTCGGGAACACTTGGTAACTTTCACAGAGGGGCACAAGAGGACCACGAGAGCATCAACAGCCTCTATGGGTATACGACTCAAAGAGGCGGGTGA
- the LOC135226348 gene encoding peroxidase-like isoform X1 — protein MALLPRWLSLTLLLVGFCHSQLRNLRPLKGILYDVEGPRNASQANTTELIFDDYGDYGDTFAFRPPLSSPPAVAGSRPPPPPPAFGFGGGSGGGFIGDTVQFAPFPVSAPFPEADFPVPSVEDSIQEGVAASTQQQLAQSSRPASKELELSSKFLSAFRRADKDAEEASCVGRALIETTKQHAKRLSIPLRDAVRLLSDLEIDQEMCEKILAKEGCEDFKKPAPCSEKEPYRRMDGSCNNLEHPTRGKSMIPFVRYHYPAYENGIDSMRGEGRTGVRRLPSPRTISYNLQTIRENPPHSGVTLMVMQWGQFLDHDITFTAETQIKKVKRRSALRGSSLTRLLTDPDQDELSCPSHSEGEDLDTVPLECCPNGNPVDDLELTDCRPIDVSADPLFSSENRTCMRFVRSLIASKGCQLGPREQLNQITAYIDGSAVYGSTDKVAQVLRKNEGGKLHKTEKGNLLPRNCCEDRSFRCFKAGDTRVNEQPGLTSMHTLWLRVHEQIAEDFARENPHWDDETLYQETRRVVIALIQQTSYREWMPVVLGPEIMEKEDLNLLEYAPGLTYDPEEDASIANVIATAAFRFGHTLVNDALRGAGGEAVPLLGNFQNARILFEEPTRPSALLEGLAAANSQAPDFYLVLTLTNKLFAQPANRIGLDLMSLNIQRGRDHGLPAYTNWRRACQLPEISSFDDLSTVMPQAVVQVFRDSYSDVNEIDLFPAALSEFPVDSGLVGPTFACLLSQQFKSLKRGDRFFFQNEMQPKPFRPDQLKSIGQLTLAAIICHNSDIETLQPLVFRTRDQNQNAPKPCSTYPKLDTSLWREDHLPFISTTTSNPTHNSKPKSNTNANPTETPNHSCSARISLFEAFGAMEQRSETSYSKVQYDGSVPMSFKKQMTVVMEEKQVQSLV, from the exons ATGGCGCTACTTCCAAG ATGGCTGTCACTGACGCTACTCCTGGTGGGATTCTGTCACAGCCAACTGAGGAATCTACGTCCCCTGAAAGGAATCCTCTATGACGTCGAAGGTCCCCGAAATGCTTCCCAGGCAAACACAACGGAACTTATCTTTGACGACTATGGAGATTACGGCGACACATTTGCCTTTCGACCGCCTCTATCTTCACCTCCAGCTGTGGCAGGTTCAAGACCGCCTCCTCCACCCCCGGCTTTTGGATTTGGGGGCGGTTCAGGAGGTGGATTTATAGGCGATACCGTCCAGTTTGCCCCCTTTCCAGTCTCTGCGCCGTTTCCTGAAGCTGATTTTCCAGTGCCATCAGTGGAAGATTCTATTCAAGAGGGCGTGGCAGCATCAACACAACAGCAACTAGCTCAAA GCAGCAGACCTGCTAGCAAAGAGCTCGAGTTGAGCAGCAAGTTCCTGTCGGCCTTCCGAAGAGCAGACAAAGACGCCGAGGAAGCATCGTGCGTTGGAAGAGCTCTCATAGAGACGACCAAGCAGCACGCAAAGAG GCTTTCCATCCCCTTGAGAGACGCCGTGCGACTACTGTCAGATTTGGAAATCGACCAGGAAATGTGCGAAAAGATCCTAGCTAAGGAAGGATGTGAGGACTTCAAGAAACCTGCCCCATGCTCAGAAAAGGAACCTTATCGCAGGATGGATGGATCCTGCAACAACCTAGAACATCCTACGCGGGGCAAGTCAATGATACCCTTCGTCCGATACCATTACCCTGCGTATGAAAACG GGATTGACTCAATGCGCGGCGAGGGCAGGACTGGCGTGAGGCGGCTTCCCTCGCCCAGGACGATCAGCTACAATCTGCAGACAATCAGGGAGAACCCTCCTCACTCCGGCGTCACTCTCATGGTGATGCAGTGGGGACAGTTCCTCGACCACGACATCACCTTCACGGCCGAGACACAGATCAAGAAAGTCAAGAGACGAAGCGCCCTGAGAGGAAGTTCCTTGACCAGGCTTCTGACGGACCCTGATCAAGACGAACTCTCCTGTCCAAGTCACTCTG AAGGAGAAGATCTAGACACAGTTCCCCTAGAGTGCTGCCCAAATGGCAATCCAGTCGATGATCTGGAACTCACCGACTGTAGACCAATCGACGTTTCAGCCGATCCTCTATTTTCGTCGGAAAACAGAACCTGCATGAGGTTCGTCAGGTCACTAATAGCTAGCAAAGGCTGCCAGTTAG GTCCACGAGAGCAGCTGAACCAGATCACAGCCTACATCGACGGATCGGCTGTGTATGGCTCAACAGATAAAGTGGCTCAAGTCCTTAGGAAGAACGAAGGAGGTAAACTTCACAAGACTGAAAAGGGGAACCTTCTCCCTCGCAACTGCTGTGAAGATAGATCATTCCGTTGCTTCAAAGCAG GTGATACCAGAGTCAACGAACAGCCTGGCCTGACATCCATGCATACCTTGTGGCTCCGAGTACATGAACAGATCGCAGAAGATTTTGCTCGTGAAAACCCTCACTGGGATGATGAAACACTTTACCAA GAAACTCGCCGGGTCGTCATAGCCCTCATCCAGCAAACATCATACCGTGAGTGGATGCCAGTAGTTCTGGGCCCCGAAATCATGGAAAAGGAAGACCTCAACCTACTGGAATATGCTCCTGGTTTGACGTACGACCCCGAAGAGGATGCCTCCATTGCTAACGTTATTGCTACTGCAGCTTTTAG aTTTGGTCACACCCTTGTCAATGATGCCCTGAGGGGGGCGGGAGGCGAGGCAGTACCCTTGTTGGGCAACTTTCAAAACGCAAGGATTCTCTTTGAGGAACCGACACGGCCCTCAGCTCTCCTCGAAGGATTAGCAGCTGCAAATTCCCAGGCACCAGACTTTTATCTTGTTCTGACACTGACAAACAAGCTCTTTGCTCAACCGGCCAACAGGATTGGCTTGGACTTGATGTCTCTGAATATACAG CGCGGTCGAGATCACGGCTTGCCAGCTTACACGAACTGGAGGAGAGCCTGCCAACTACCGGAAATTTCCTCCTTTGATGATTTGTCAACAGTCATGCCTCAAGCTGTAGTGCAAGTCTTCAGAGACTCTTACAG CGACGTGAACGAAATCGACCTGTTCCCCGCAGCGCTGTCCGAATTCCCAGTGGACTCTGGTCTAGTGGGTCCCACATTTGCATGCCTGCTGAGTCAGCAATTCAAGAGCCTCAAAAGGGGCGATCGGTTTTTCTTCCAAAACGAGATGCAACCTAAACCCTTCCGTCCAG ATCAGCTAAAATCCATCGGTCAGTTAACATTGGCCGCTATCATATGCCATAACTCGGATATCGAAACCTTGCAGCCACTAGTCTTCCGCACCAGAGACCAGAATCA GAACGCCCCGAAACCATGTTCAACCTACCCAAAATTGGATACGAGCCTGTGGAGGGAGGATCATCTACCATTTATTTCAACCACAACCTCCAACCCCACCCACAACTCCAAACCCAAATCCAATACCAACGCCAACCCCACCGAAACCCCCAACCACTCCTGCAGTGCCAGA ATCTCCTTATTTGAGGCTTTTGGAGCAATGGAGCAGCGAAGTGAGACCAGCTATTCCAAAGTGCAATACGACGGGAGTGTTCCCATGAGCTTCAAGAAACAAATGACTGTCGTGATGGAAGAAAAGCAAGTGCAGTCACTCgtgtaa
- the LOC135226348 gene encoding peroxidase-like isoform X2, with translation MALLPRWLSLTLLLVGFCHSQLRNLRPLKGILYDVEGPRNASQANTTELIFDDYGDYGDTFAFRPPLSSPPAVAGSRPPPPPPAFGFGGGSGGGFIGDTVQFAPFPVSAPFPEADFPVPSVEDSIQEGVAASTQQQLAQSSRPASKELELSSKFLSAFRRADKDAEEASCVGRALIETTKQHAKRLSIPLRDAVRLLSDLEIDQEMCEKILAKEGCEDFKKPAPCSEKEPYRRMDGSCNNLEHPTRGKSMIPFVRYHYPAYENGIDSMRGEGRTGVRRLPSPRTISYNLQTIRENPPHSGVTLMVMQWGQFLDHDITFTAETQIKKVKRRSALRGSSLTRLLTDPDQDELSCPSHSEGEDLDTVPLECCPNGNPVDDLELTDCRPIDVSADPLFSSENRTCMRFVRSLIASKGCQLGPREQLNQITAYIDGSAVYGSTDKVAQVLRKNEGGKLHKTEKGNLLPRNCCEDRSFRCFKAGDTRVNEQPGLTSMHTLWLRVHEQIAEDFARENPHWDDETLYQETRRVVIALIQQTSYREWMPVVLGPEIMEKEDLNLLEYAPGLTYDPEEDASIANVIATAAFRFGHTLVNDALRGAGGEAVPLLGNFQNARILFEEPTRPSALLEGLAAANSQAPDFYLVLTLTNKLFAQPANRIGLDLMSLNIQRGRDHGLPAYTNWRRACQLPEISSFDDLSTVMPQAVVQVFRDSYSDVNEIDLFPAALSEFPVDSGLVGPTFACLLSQQFKSLKRGDRFFFQNEMQPKPFRPDQLKSIGQLTLAAIICHNSDIETLQPLVFRTRDQNQNAPKPCSTYPKLDTSLWREDHLPFISTTTSNPTHNSKPKSNTNANPTETPNHSCSARKWMRWCWSFQD, from the exons ATGGCGCTACTTCCAAG ATGGCTGTCACTGACGCTACTCCTGGTGGGATTCTGTCACAGCCAACTGAGGAATCTACGTCCCCTGAAAGGAATCCTCTATGACGTCGAAGGTCCCCGAAATGCTTCCCAGGCAAACACAACGGAACTTATCTTTGACGACTATGGAGATTACGGCGACACATTTGCCTTTCGACCGCCTCTATCTTCACCTCCAGCTGTGGCAGGTTCAAGACCGCCTCCTCCACCCCCGGCTTTTGGATTTGGGGGCGGTTCAGGAGGTGGATTTATAGGCGATACCGTCCAGTTTGCCCCCTTTCCAGTCTCTGCGCCGTTTCCTGAAGCTGATTTTCCAGTGCCATCAGTGGAAGATTCTATTCAAGAGGGCGTGGCAGCATCAACACAACAGCAACTAGCTCAAA GCAGCAGACCTGCTAGCAAAGAGCTCGAGTTGAGCAGCAAGTTCCTGTCGGCCTTCCGAAGAGCAGACAAAGACGCCGAGGAAGCATCGTGCGTTGGAAGAGCTCTCATAGAGACGACCAAGCAGCACGCAAAGAG GCTTTCCATCCCCTTGAGAGACGCCGTGCGACTACTGTCAGATTTGGAAATCGACCAGGAAATGTGCGAAAAGATCCTAGCTAAGGAAGGATGTGAGGACTTCAAGAAACCTGCCCCATGCTCAGAAAAGGAACCTTATCGCAGGATGGATGGATCCTGCAACAACCTAGAACATCCTACGCGGGGCAAGTCAATGATACCCTTCGTCCGATACCATTACCCTGCGTATGAAAACG GGATTGACTCAATGCGCGGCGAGGGCAGGACTGGCGTGAGGCGGCTTCCCTCGCCCAGGACGATCAGCTACAATCTGCAGACAATCAGGGAGAACCCTCCTCACTCCGGCGTCACTCTCATGGTGATGCAGTGGGGACAGTTCCTCGACCACGACATCACCTTCACGGCCGAGACACAGATCAAGAAAGTCAAGAGACGAAGCGCCCTGAGAGGAAGTTCCTTGACCAGGCTTCTGACGGACCCTGATCAAGACGAACTCTCCTGTCCAAGTCACTCTG AAGGAGAAGATCTAGACACAGTTCCCCTAGAGTGCTGCCCAAATGGCAATCCAGTCGATGATCTGGAACTCACCGACTGTAGACCAATCGACGTTTCAGCCGATCCTCTATTTTCGTCGGAAAACAGAACCTGCATGAGGTTCGTCAGGTCACTAATAGCTAGCAAAGGCTGCCAGTTAG GTCCACGAGAGCAGCTGAACCAGATCACAGCCTACATCGACGGATCGGCTGTGTATGGCTCAACAGATAAAGTGGCTCAAGTCCTTAGGAAGAACGAAGGAGGTAAACTTCACAAGACTGAAAAGGGGAACCTTCTCCCTCGCAACTGCTGTGAAGATAGATCATTCCGTTGCTTCAAAGCAG GTGATACCAGAGTCAACGAACAGCCTGGCCTGACATCCATGCATACCTTGTGGCTCCGAGTACATGAACAGATCGCAGAAGATTTTGCTCGTGAAAACCCTCACTGGGATGATGAAACACTTTACCAA GAAACTCGCCGGGTCGTCATAGCCCTCATCCAGCAAACATCATACCGTGAGTGGATGCCAGTAGTTCTGGGCCCCGAAATCATGGAAAAGGAAGACCTCAACCTACTGGAATATGCTCCTGGTTTGACGTACGACCCCGAAGAGGATGCCTCCATTGCTAACGTTATTGCTACTGCAGCTTTTAG aTTTGGTCACACCCTTGTCAATGATGCCCTGAGGGGGGCGGGAGGCGAGGCAGTACCCTTGTTGGGCAACTTTCAAAACGCAAGGATTCTCTTTGAGGAACCGACACGGCCCTCAGCTCTCCTCGAAGGATTAGCAGCTGCAAATTCCCAGGCACCAGACTTTTATCTTGTTCTGACACTGACAAACAAGCTCTTTGCTCAACCGGCCAACAGGATTGGCTTGGACTTGATGTCTCTGAATATACAG CGCGGTCGAGATCACGGCTTGCCAGCTTACACGAACTGGAGGAGAGCCTGCCAACTACCGGAAATTTCCTCCTTTGATGATTTGTCAACAGTCATGCCTCAAGCTGTAGTGCAAGTCTTCAGAGACTCTTACAG CGACGTGAACGAAATCGACCTGTTCCCCGCAGCGCTGTCCGAATTCCCAGTGGACTCTGGTCTAGTGGGTCCCACATTTGCATGCCTGCTGAGTCAGCAATTCAAGAGCCTCAAAAGGGGCGATCGGTTTTTCTTCCAAAACGAGATGCAACCTAAACCCTTCCGTCCAG ATCAGCTAAAATCCATCGGTCAGTTAACATTGGCCGCTATCATATGCCATAACTCGGATATCGAAACCTTGCAGCCACTAGTCTTCCGCACCAGAGACCAGAATCA GAACGCCCCGAAACCATGTTCAACCTACCCAAAATTGGATACGAGCCTGTGGAGGGAGGATCATCTACCATTTATTTCAACCACAACCTCCAACCCCACCCACAACTCCAAACCCAAATCCAATACCAACGCCAACCCCACCGAAACCCCCAACCACTCCTGCAGTGCCAGA AAATGGATGCGTTGGTGTTGGTCCTTTCAGGATTGA